Proteins encoded by one window of Nocardioides euryhalodurans:
- a CDS encoding glycine betaine ABC transporter substrate-binding protein, with the protein MLNRKLIATCGALALTFGLAACGGDDGGSATEGTLEGASITVGSKDFDEQLILGNISKLALENAGADVTDEINTGGTDVTRAALTSGEIDTYWEYNGTAWISFFKETEPIADRIEQYEVVAERDLEENDLHWLQPAEFNNTYALAFPSEAAEELGNPETLSDLADLIAEDPDAATLCVESEFSARDDGLPGMEETYGYQFPKDNVTVLDTAIVYSAADKQDPCNFGEVFTSDGRVSALDLTVLEDDQGFFPLYNPSPVFTDTVYSEYGEELDAIFDPISAALTQEEMTALNERVSVDLELPEDVAEDWMSENGFI; encoded by the coding sequence ATGTTGAACCGGAAACTCATCGCCACCTGCGGCGCCCTCGCCCTGACCTTCGGCCTCGCCGCCTGCGGAGGCGACGACGGCGGCTCGGCCACGGAGGGGACGCTCGAGGGCGCCTCGATCACCGTCGGGTCCAAGGACTTCGACGAGCAGCTGATCCTCGGCAACATCAGCAAGCTGGCCCTGGAGAACGCCGGCGCCGACGTGACCGACGAGATCAACACCGGCGGCACCGACGTCACCCGCGCCGCCCTGACCAGCGGCGAGATCGACACGTACTGGGAGTACAACGGAACCGCCTGGATCTCCTTCTTCAAGGAGACCGAGCCGATCGCCGACCGCATCGAGCAGTACGAGGTCGTCGCGGAGCGGGACCTCGAGGAGAACGACCTCCACTGGCTGCAGCCGGCAGAGTTCAACAACACCTACGCCCTGGCGTTCCCGAGCGAGGCGGCCGAGGAGCTCGGCAACCCGGAGACCCTCTCCGACCTCGCCGACCTGATCGCCGAGGACCCGGACGCCGCGACGCTGTGCGTGGAGAGCGAGTTCTCCGCCCGCGACGACGGTCTCCCGGGCATGGAGGAGACCTACGGCTACCAGTTCCCGAAGGACAACGTGACGGTGCTCGACACCGCCATCGTCTACTCGGCGGCCGACAAGCAGGACCCGTGCAACTTCGGTGAGGTCTTCACCAGCGACGGCCGGGTCAGCGCGCTCGACCTCACGGTGCTCGAGGACGACCAGGGCTTCTTCCCGCTCTACAACCCGAGCCCGGTGTTCACCGACACCGTCTACTCCGAGTACGGCGAGGAGCTCGACGCGATCTTCGACCCGATCTCGGCGGCCCTGACCCAGGAGGAGATGACGGCGCTCAACGAGCGGGTCTCGGTCGACCTGGAGCTGCCCGAGGACGTCGCCGAGGACTGGATGTCGGAGAACGGCTTCATCTGA
- a CDS encoding TraR/DksA family transcriptional regulator has translation MTDPRERLEEARRVTLRRLASLTEDFDEVVAASLDTNADDEHDPEGATIAFERSQVGALVRQARERLAELDAALARVGDGSYGTCERCGRPVGAERLVARPEARTCIDCARLSRA, from the coding sequence ATGACCGACCCGAGGGAGCGCCTGGAGGAGGCCCGGCGCGTCACCCTGCGCCGGCTGGCGTCCCTGACCGAGGACTTCGACGAGGTCGTGGCGGCCTCGCTCGACACCAACGCCGACGACGAGCACGACCCCGAGGGCGCGACGATCGCCTTCGAGCGGTCCCAGGTGGGTGCCCTGGTGCGCCAGGCGCGCGAGCGGCTGGCCGAGCTGGACGCGGCGCTGGCCCGGGTCGGGGACGGCAGCTACGGAACCTGCGAGCGCTGCGGTCGCCCGGTCGGCGCCGAGCGGCTGGTGGCCCGCCCCGAGGCGCGCACCTGCATCGACTGCGCGCGGCTCAGTCGCGCCTGA
- a CDS encoding DEAD/DEAH box helicase yields MSFVPVTGPARFLAADAPRDGVVEFTDDRRTVTMPIRGALPLLTRAPSREESHPSVRLIAGAALLGMRLVAAGSFEPAAGRWQPTRLTAEDEDRLARLADGDEETERVVREVVAAVVDAMPRSAPDASRAFTRPVARRPFRDRLAQRLQAHDTSHLAQLVRISLRIEADEEELRAGAVRVVLQVHDEQEPLRVCDAALLWTGEAVEHGFGDRARTHASIALRAAVEAWPVLDRLLELRVPDEITLDTDELVSLLDEGVAALAARGIDVMWPRSLGRDLTATAVLDRRPGSEGPREAPLQTGVLNEEALFGFSWQLALHGDPLTPEEMDELARAASPVLRLRGQWAVVDPGLARKARKRLIRSATPAQAVAAALSGVAEVEDGPHEGASEVIVGASLLRVREQLETAATRPPLDPPAGLAASLRDYQLHGLTWLDQLTSLGLGACLADDMGLGKTITLIALALHRAERPEGSGPTLVVCPASLLGNWEAEVHRFAPGLTVRRFHGSARDLADLSGPGFVLTTYGTMRVDHEALATVAWDLVVADEAQHVKNARSATARALRKIPSAARVALTGTPVENELAELWAILDWATPGLLGSRNAFRRVWAAPIEAGVDPAVTARFRDLVSPFLLRRRKSDPGIAPELPPRTDTDHLLSLTREQVVLYEAFVRDSLDRIERADPRDTVTRAGLVLAMLTGLKQICNHPSHFLKQGVLRHASDKTDLLDEIVGTVLAEGGAVLVFTQYVAMARLLEGHLEKLGVPHQLLHGGTPVRERERMVRSFQSGEVPVFLLSLKAGGTGLNLTRADHVVHFDRWWNPAVEEQASDRAHRIGQTRPVQVHRMITTGTIEEKIAELLARKQSLADSVLVGGEQALTELSNAELRDLVELRGVD; encoded by the coding sequence GTGAGCTTCGTCCCCGTCACCGGTCCGGCCAGGTTCCTGGCCGCCGACGCCCCGCGCGACGGTGTCGTCGAGTTCACCGACGACCGGCGCACGGTGACGATGCCGATCCGTGGCGCGCTGCCCCTGCTCACGCGCGCCCCCTCCCGCGAGGAGTCGCACCCCAGCGTCCGGCTGATCGCGGGGGCGGCGCTGCTCGGGATGCGGCTGGTCGCCGCGGGGTCCTTCGAGCCCGCCGCGGGCCGGTGGCAGCCGACCCGGCTGACCGCCGAGGACGAGGACCGGCTGGCCCGCCTCGCCGACGGCGACGAGGAGACCGAGCGGGTGGTCCGTGAGGTCGTGGCGGCCGTCGTGGACGCCATGCCGCGCAGCGCTCCCGACGCCTCGCGCGCGTTCACGCGTCCGGTGGCGCGCCGCCCGTTCCGCGACCGCCTCGCCCAGCGGCTGCAGGCGCACGACACCTCCCACCTGGCCCAGCTGGTGCGGATCTCGTTGCGGATCGAGGCCGACGAGGAGGAGCTGCGTGCCGGGGCGGTCCGGGTCGTGCTCCAGGTGCACGACGAGCAGGAGCCGCTGCGGGTCTGCGACGCCGCCCTGCTGTGGACCGGCGAGGCCGTGGAGCACGGCTTCGGCGACCGCGCCCGGACCCATGCCAGCATCGCACTCCGGGCAGCGGTCGAGGCCTGGCCGGTGCTCGACCGGCTCCTCGAGCTGCGGGTGCCCGACGAGATCACCCTCGACACCGACGAGCTGGTGAGCCTGCTCGACGAGGGGGTCGCCGCGCTGGCTGCCCGGGGGATCGACGTCATGTGGCCGCGCAGCCTGGGCCGCGACCTCACCGCCACGGCGGTGCTCGACCGTCGACCGGGCAGCGAGGGGCCACGTGAGGCGCCGCTGCAGACCGGCGTGCTGAACGAGGAGGCGCTCTTCGGCTTCTCCTGGCAGCTCGCCCTCCACGGCGACCCGCTGACCCCCGAGGAGATGGACGAGCTCGCGCGGGCGGCGTCGCCGGTGCTGCGGCTGCGCGGGCAGTGGGCGGTCGTCGACCCCGGGCTGGCCCGCAAGGCCCGCAAGCGGCTGATCCGGAGCGCCACCCCGGCGCAGGCCGTCGCGGCCGCGCTCTCCGGCGTCGCCGAGGTCGAGGACGGCCCTCACGAGGGAGCCAGCGAGGTCATCGTCGGCGCCAGCCTGCTGCGGGTGCGCGAGCAGCTCGAGACGGCCGCGACCCGGCCGCCGCTCGACCCGCCCGCCGGGCTGGCCGCCTCGCTCCGCGACTACCAGCTCCACGGCCTGACCTGGCTCGACCAGCTCACCTCGCTCGGGCTGGGGGCGTGCCTCGCCGACGACATGGGCCTCGGCAAGACGATCACCCTGATCGCGCTGGCGCTCCACCGTGCCGAGCGGCCCGAGGGGTCCGGGCCCACCTTGGTCGTCTGCCCGGCCTCGCTGCTGGGCAACTGGGAGGCCGAGGTCCACCGGTTCGCACCCGGCCTGACGGTGCGGCGCTTCCACGGGTCCGCCCGCGACCTGGCCGACCTGTCGGGGCCGGGCTTCGTGCTCACGACGTACGGGACGATGCGGGTCGACCACGAGGCGCTCGCCACGGTCGCCTGGGACCTGGTCGTCGCCGACGAGGCCCAGCACGTCAAGAACGCCCGCTCCGCGACTGCCCGGGCGCTGCGGAAGATCCCCAGTGCAGCCAGGGTCGCCCTGACCGGCACCCCGGTCGAGAACGAGCTCGCCGAGCTGTGGGCGATCCTCGACTGGGCCACCCCCGGCCTGCTCGGCAGCCGCAACGCGTTCCGGCGGGTCTGGGCGGCGCCCATCGAGGCGGGGGTCGACCCGGCGGTGACCGCGCGGTTCCGCGACCTGGTCTCACCGTTCCTGCTCCGACGCCGCAAGTCCGACCCGGGGATCGCGCCCGAGCTGCCCCCGCGCACCGACACCGACCACCTGCTCTCCCTGACCCGTGAGCAGGTCGTCCTCTACGAGGCGTTCGTGCGTGACTCGCTCGACCGGATCGAGCGGGCCGACCCGCGCGACACGGTGACCCGGGCCGGACTGGTGCTCGCGATGCTCACCGGCCTCAAGCAGATCTGCAACCACCCCTCCCACTTCCTCAAGCAGGGGGTGCTGCGCCACGCCTCCGACAAGACCGACCTGCTCGACGAGATCGTCGGCACGGTCCTCGCCGAGGGCGGCGCGGTGCTCGTCTTCACCCAGTACGTCGCCATGGCGCGACTCCTCGAGGGTCACCTGGAGAAGCTCGGGGTGCCCCACCAGCTGCTCCACGGCGGCACGCCCGTGCGGGAGCGGGAGCGGATGGTGCGGAGCTTCCAGTCGGGGGAGGTGCCCGTCTTCCTGCTCTCCCTGAAGGCCGGCGGTACCGGCCTCAACCTCACCCGGGCCGACCACGTCGTCCACTTCGACCGGTGGTGGAACCCGGCCGTCGAGGAGCAGGCGAGCGACCGCGCCCACCGGATCGGGCAGACCCGCCCGGTCCAGGTGCACCGGATGATCACCACCGGCACGATCGAGGAGAAGATCGCCGAGCTGCTCGCCCGCAAGCAGTCGCTGGCCGACTCCGTCCTGGTCGGGGGCGAGCAGGCGCTGACCGAGCTCAGCAACGCCGAGCTCCGCGACCTGGTCGAGCTGCGCGGGGTGGACTGA
- a CDS encoding Bug family tripartite tricarboxylate transporter substrate binding protein, with product MPDPFRSPTALAAVVGLSLALGGCGLVDGESSGAAGATSGRPIELVAPFGPGGGSDQVARAMAQAMAGPLDADVPVVNVPGATGSTGMTEMLSGRAGETMAVLIQDTLATVSAGGAAFGMDEVQAVCRVQSMPSALLVRKDTFEDWEDLLGEARDAQQPLTVATVGSNSVDDVVLGAVEEVHGAPFRAVPYAEPTERYTALLSGEVDVLYEQLGDVRQYLDSGDFVPVVLLSEEPVEGMEDVPLAADVDLPDEVVLPQFRGLVVSADASDEAVETLAAACEEGVGTDDMASFQEQVYAADDSHLGPEEFQAFLEEQESLISEQLAAYDIGS from the coding sequence GTGCCTGATCCCTTCCGCAGCCCCACCGCCCTCGCCGCCGTCGTCGGGCTCTCCCTTGCCCTCGGCGGGTGCGGCCTCGTCGACGGCGAGTCGTCCGGGGCCGCCGGCGCCACGTCGGGTCGACCGATCGAGCTGGTCGCGCCCTTCGGGCCCGGAGGCGGCTCCGACCAGGTCGCGCGGGCCATGGCCCAGGCGATGGCCGGTCCGCTCGACGCCGACGTCCCGGTGGTCAACGTGCCGGGAGCGACCGGCAGCACCGGCATGACAGAGATGCTCTCGGGCCGCGCCGGCGAGACCATGGCCGTCCTGATCCAGGACACGCTGGCCACCGTGTCGGCGGGCGGCGCCGCGTTCGGGATGGACGAGGTGCAGGCCGTGTGCCGGGTGCAGTCGATGCCCTCGGCGCTGCTCGTGCGCAAGGACACCTTCGAGGACTGGGAGGACCTGCTGGGCGAGGCCCGCGACGCCCAGCAGCCCCTGACCGTCGCCACGGTCGGCTCCAACAGCGTCGACGACGTGGTGCTCGGTGCGGTCGAGGAGGTGCACGGCGCGCCCTTCCGGGCGGTCCCGTACGCCGAGCCCACCGAGCGCTACACCGCCCTGCTGAGCGGTGAGGTCGACGTGCTCTACGAGCAGCTCGGCGACGTCCGCCAGTACCTCGACTCCGGTGACTTCGTGCCCGTCGTGCTGCTCAGCGAGGAGCCCGTCGAGGGGATGGAGGACGTCCCGCTGGCGGCCGACGTCGATCTGCCGGACGAGGTCGTGCTCCCGCAGTTCCGGGGCCTCGTGGTCTCGGCCGACGCCTCCGACGAAGCGGTGGAGACGCTGGCGGCCGCCTGCGAGGAGGGTGTCGGCACCGACGACATGGCCTCCTTCCAGGAGCAGGTGTACGCCGCCGACGACAGCCATCTCGGGCCGGAGGAGTTCCAGGCCTTCCTGGAGGAGCAGGAGTCTCTGATCTCCGAGCAGCTCGCGGCCTACGACATCGGTTCCTGA
- a CDS encoding ABC transporter permease, whose product MAALETATSADVAATSRVAAPSHRPTPLEWWGMPVFLLVVGTATYLWISSQDLDSIEARVLSRDVLVERTIEHIQLTLVSTVIVLLIAIPLGIVLSRRWARPAVPVVLGIANIGQGVPSIGLLAVIFVAFGSLGFTPVVIGLVAYSTLPILRNTLVGLQQVDPSLIKASRGMGMSPLGVLRRVELPLAVPVMFAGLRTALVINVGTATLATFFGAGGLGYVIFSGIGLNRDTILVVGVVLVSGLALLVSYLAGMAGRLLAPRGL is encoded by the coding sequence ATGGCCGCCCTCGAGACCGCCACCTCCGCCGACGTCGCGGCCACCAGCCGGGTCGCCGCACCCTCGCACCGCCCGACGCCGCTCGAGTGGTGGGGGATGCCCGTGTTCCTGCTGGTGGTCGGCACCGCGACGTACCTCTGGATCAGCTCGCAGGACCTCGACTCGATCGAGGCCCGGGTGCTCAGCCGCGACGTCCTCGTCGAGCGCACCATCGAGCACATCCAGCTCACGCTGGTCTCCACGGTGATCGTGCTGCTCATCGCGATCCCGCTGGGGATCGTGCTCAGCCGGCGCTGGGCGCGTCCGGCCGTGCCCGTCGTGCTGGGGATCGCCAACATCGGCCAGGGCGTCCCGTCGATCGGGCTGCTCGCCGTCATCTTCGTGGCCTTCGGGAGCCTCGGCTTCACGCCGGTGGTCATCGGCCTCGTCGCCTACTCCACGCTCCCGATCCTCCGCAACACCCTGGTCGGCCTGCAGCAGGTCGACCCGAGCCTGATCAAGGCGTCCCGCGGCATGGGGATGTCCCCCCTCGGCGTGCTCCGCCGGGTGGAGCTCCCGCTCGCCGTCCCGGTCATGTTCGCGGGCCTGCGCACCGCCCTGGTGATCAACGTCGGCACCGCCACGCTCGCGACCTTCTTCGGAGCCGGCGGCCTCGGCTACGTCATCTTCAGCGGCATCGGGCTCAACCGCGACACGATCCTGGTCGTCGGGGTCGTGCTGGTCTCGGGCCTGGCCCTCCTCGTCAGCTACCTCGCCGGGATGGCCGGCCGGTTGCTGGCGCCCCGCGGGCTCTGA
- a CDS encoding dipeptidase, producing MDLGDLLTRHPVIDGHNDLPWEARKQTGYDFERLDVGGHTPSTHTDLPRLVQGGVGGQFWSVYVPSTLPGHEAVTATLEQVDAVHAMTARYADRLALATTADEVEAAWRSGRIASLLGAEGGHSIGCSLGALRMFHALGVRYLTLTHNDNTPWADSATDDPVVGGLSRFGVEVVREMNRLGMMVDLSHVAATTMRAALDATDAPVVFSHSSARALCDHPRNVPDDVLTRLAGNGGVCMVTFVPAFVNPDCAAWQLELVAEAKAQGVDLGDLEGRAAFREDWLPTHPEPVATLADVVAHCEHVREVAGIEHVGLGGDYDGTESLPQGLEDVTGYPRLLGALAERGWSREDLGRLTSGNVLRVMRGAEAAAARLAAERGPSLATMADLDG from the coding sequence ATGGACCTCGGCGACCTGCTCACCCGGCACCCCGTGATCGACGGCCACAACGACCTCCCCTGGGAGGCACGCAAGCAGACCGGCTACGACTTCGAGCGGCTCGACGTCGGCGGCCACACGCCCTCGACGCACACCGACCTGCCCCGGCTGGTCCAGGGCGGGGTGGGCGGGCAGTTCTGGTCCGTGTACGTGCCCAGCACCCTGCCCGGGCACGAGGCCGTGACGGCGACCCTGGAGCAGGTCGACGCAGTGCACGCGATGACGGCCCGGTACGCCGACCGGCTGGCCCTGGCCACCACGGCCGACGAGGTCGAGGCCGCCTGGCGCTCGGGACGGATCGCCTCCCTCCTCGGCGCGGAGGGCGGCCACTCCATCGGCTGCTCGCTCGGGGCGCTGCGGATGTTCCACGCGCTCGGCGTCCGCTACCTGACCCTGACCCACAACGACAACACCCCGTGGGCGGACTCGGCCACCGACGATCCGGTGGTGGGCGGGCTGTCCCGCTTCGGGGTCGAGGTGGTCCGCGAGATGAACCGGCTCGGCATGATGGTCGACCTCTCCCACGTCGCCGCCACGACGATGCGGGCCGCGCTCGACGCGACCGACGCGCCGGTCGTCTTCTCCCACAGCTCGGCCCGCGCACTCTGCGACCACCCGCGCAACGTCCCCGACGACGTCCTCACCCGGCTCGCCGGCAACGGCGGGGTCTGCATGGTGACCTTCGTCCCGGCGTTCGTGAACCCCGACTGCGCCGCGTGGCAGCTCGAGCTCGTCGCCGAGGCGAAGGCTCAGGGCGTGGACCTGGGCGACCTCGAGGGCCGCGCCGCCTTCCGCGAGGACTGGCTGCCCACCCACCCCGAGCCGGTCGCGACCCTGGCCGACGTGGTCGCGCACTGCGAGCACGTCCGTGAGGTGGCGGGGATCGAGCACGTCGGGCTGGGCGGCGACTACGACGGCACCGAGTCGCTCCCCCAGGGCCTCGAGGACGTCACCGGCTACCCGCGGCTGCTGGGGGCGCTCGCCGAGCGCGGCTGGTCCCGGGAGGACCTTGGGCGCCTCACCAGCGGCAACGTGCTGCGGGTGATGCGGGGCGCCGAGGCCGCTGCCGCCCGGCTCGCCGCGGAGCGCGGTCCGAGCCTGGCGACCATGGCCGACCTCGACGGCTGA
- a CDS encoding TetR/AcrR family transcriptional regulator, with the protein MTTETATRREQVLATAADLFATRGFHGVSVAELGAACGISGPALYKHFPSKQAILAEMLVSISEELLAVGRERVTAAPDAKGAVRALVGWHVDFALRRRSLIVVQDRDWESLPDEARERVRALQRAYVDVWAGELRRVHPGLRPDRARAMAHAAFGLINSTPHSALLPEPQMRRLLTEMALGSLGVRRD; encoded by the coding sequence ATGACGACCGAGACCGCCACCCGGCGCGAGCAGGTGCTGGCGACCGCGGCGGACCTCTTCGCCACCCGGGGCTTCCACGGGGTGTCGGTCGCGGAGCTCGGGGCCGCCTGCGGCATCTCGGGACCGGCGCTCTACAAGCACTTCCCGTCCAAGCAGGCGATCCTTGCCGAGATGCTGGTCTCGATCAGCGAGGAACTGCTCGCCGTCGGGCGGGAGCGGGTCACCGCGGCCCCCGACGCCAAGGGGGCGGTGCGCGCTCTCGTGGGCTGGCACGTCGACTTCGCGCTGCGACGACGCAGCCTGATCGTGGTCCAGGACCGCGACTGGGAGTCGCTGCCCGACGAGGCCCGCGAGCGCGTCCGCGCGCTCCAGCGGGCGTACGTCGACGTCTGGGCCGGCGAGCTGCGTCGGGTGCACCCCGGGCTGAGGCCGGACCGGGCGCGGGCGATGGCGCACGCCGCCTTCGGCCTCATCAACTCCACCCCGCACAGCGCCCTGCTGCCCGAGCCGCAGATGCGGAGGCTGCTGACCGAGATGGCCCTCGGGTCGCTGGGCGTCAGGCGCGACTGA
- a CDS encoding LLM class flavin-dependent oxidoreductase, with protein MDLDLHWFLPTTGDGRTLVGGGQGVPRAGVVVSGGAGGTASQFRAPDLDYLTSVATTADRLGFTGVLTPTGTFCEDAWLVTSALIRETNRLRFLVAFRPGLVSPTLAAQMASTFQRLSGGRVALNVVTGGEPAEQARFGDHLSHDERYARTDEFLAVVRGAWGAEPFDLDGDHYRVVGARTREVPDPLPPIYFGGSSPAAGPVAARHTDVYLTWGEPPAQVAEKVRWIRGLAEEQGRHVRFGIRMHVIARDSAAEAWRHAQWLVDTLDPADVAKAQQAMAASESVGQQRMSALRQGDGALTRRSLEVAPNLWSGVGLVRGGAGTALVGSHEEVADRIEEYAALGIEEFILSGYPHLEEAHWVAEGVMPVLRNRGRLAVRAA; from the coding sequence ATGGATCTCGACCTGCACTGGTTCCTTCCCACGACCGGGGACGGCCGCACCCTGGTGGGGGGTGGACAGGGGGTGCCCCGCGCGGGCGTCGTCGTCTCGGGCGGCGCCGGCGGGACTGCCTCGCAGTTCCGTGCCCCCGACCTCGACTACCTGACCTCCGTCGCGACCACCGCCGACCGGCTGGGCTTCACCGGCGTGCTGACGCCGACCGGCACCTTCTGCGAGGACGCCTGGCTGGTGACCTCGGCGCTCATCCGCGAGACCAACCGGCTGCGCTTCCTGGTCGCCTTCCGGCCCGGGCTGGTCTCGCCGACCCTGGCCGCCCAGATGGCCTCGACCTTCCAGCGGCTGTCGGGAGGCCGGGTCGCCCTCAACGTCGTCACCGGGGGCGAGCCCGCCGAGCAGGCCCGCTTCGGCGACCACCTGTCCCACGACGAGCGGTACGCCCGGACCGACGAGTTCCTGGCCGTGGTCCGGGGCGCGTGGGGAGCCGAGCCGTTCGACCTCGACGGCGACCACTACCGCGTCGTGGGCGCCCGGACCCGCGAGGTGCCCGACCCGCTGCCGCCGATCTACTTCGGCGGCTCCTCACCGGCCGCCGGTCCGGTGGCGGCGCGACACACGGACGTCTACCTGACCTGGGGCGAGCCCCCGGCGCAGGTGGCGGAGAAGGTGCGCTGGATCCGCGGCCTGGCCGAGGAGCAGGGACGCCACGTCCGCTTCGGGATCCGGATGCACGTCATCGCCCGGGACAGCGCGGCGGAGGCGTGGCGCCACGCCCAGTGGCTGGTCGACACGCTCGACCCTGCCGACGTGGCGAAGGCCCAGCAGGCGATGGCCGCGAGCGAGTCCGTCGGCCAGCAGCGCATGAGTGCCCTGCGCCAGGGTGACGGCGCCCTCACCCGCCGCAGCCTCGAGGTCGCCCCCAACCTGTGGTCAGGCGTGGGGCTGGTGCGCGGGGGAGCAGGGACGGCCCTGGTCGGGAGCCACGAGGAGGTCGCCGACCGGATCGAGGAGTACGCCGCCCTCGGCATCGAGGAGTTCATCCTCTCCGGCTACCCGCACCTCGAGGAGGCCCACTGGGTCGCGGAGGGCGTGATGCCGGTGCTGCGCAACCGGGGGAGGCTGGCGGTCCGCGCCGCCTAG